Sequence from the Thermoanaerobaculales bacterium genome:
CCTCGCTGGACGTGGAGGCGGCGCCCGGCGAGCGGGTCGAGACGCCGCGGGCCTCGGTCGCGTGGCGCCGGCGCAACTTCGCCGAGGTCGAGGTCACCCTGTCACCGGACGAGGCGCGGCGCGAGGCCGGCAGGTGCCTGCGCTGCGATCTCGAGTTCACGCGGCCGGCGGAGCGGGAGCTGGCGAAGGTTGGAGGCTAGCGGCATGGTGACGCTCACCATCAACGGCGTCGAGACCGCGGTCGAGCGCGGCAGCACGATTCTCGAGGCAGCCCAGTTCCTCGGCTTCCCGATCCCCACCCTCTGCCACATGGAGGGTCTGTCGCCGTACGGGGCCTGCCGGCTGTGCGTGGTCGAGATCGGAAACGGGTCGCGAACCCAGCTCGTGACGTCCTGCACCTACCCGGTGGTCGAGGGCATGACGGTGCGCACGGCCTCGGTCCGCGTCGTCAGGACGCGACGGATGATCGTCGAGCTGCTGCTGGCCTCGTGCCCGCAGTCGAAGACGATCCAGGACATCGCGTCGGCGCTCGACGTTCGCCAGCAGCGCTTCCGCCAGGAGCACGACGACTGCATCCTGTGCGGCCGCTGCGTGCGGATGTGCGCCGAGCAGATGGCGGCGGGCGCGATCGGCTTCCGGAGCCGGGGCTCGCACCGCAGCATCGGAACCCCGTTCGATGTCCCGTCGGTGAAGTGCCGGCTGTGCGGCGGCTGCATGTATGTCTGCCCGGCCTGCGAGCTGCGCTGCACCTACACCGAACCTGACAAGGCGATCTGCGGCGGCTGCGCCAACCTGGCGCCGCCGTGCGTCAGCAAGCCGCGGTTCGACGACATGATGTGCTTCTTGAGGCCCTGCGTGGCCTGCGAAATCAAACCCGACTGATTGCGGGAGGAGGAACGAACATGTCTCTGTCGAGAATCAACGCGACCGCGGCGACGCTGACGAAGAACCGGACCGAGGGATCGGTCGTTCCAACCTCCGGCATGTGCGTCACCTGTGTCGACGGGTGCGTCGGGATGTGCGAGATCGGCAAGTCCGCCTACCGCGGCCACGAGGTGATCTACCCGCAGCCGTTCGGCGTCATCACGACTGCCGGGGAGAAGTTCTACCCGGTGGACTACTCGCACTTCAACATCATGGGCACCGCGGTGGGCGCTCACGGCATGGCGGCCGACAGCGATCAGGCGGTGTTCCCGGCTGTCGATCTCGAGGTGCGCTTCGGCCATGACGGCGGGCTGAAGTTCCGCCGGCCGTGGATCATCCCCGGGATCGGATCGACCGACGTGGCGAAGAACAACTGGGAGGGTATCGCCATCGGATCGGCCCTCGCCGGCACCGGGCTGACGATCGGCGAGAACGTCGTCGGCATGGACATGGAAGCTGTCGTCAAGGAAGGCCGGGTCACCGACACCCGCGACCTCAAACGACGCGTCAAGCTCTACCAGGACCACCAGATCGACGGCTACGGCGCGATCGTCGTCCAGGCCAACGTTGAGGACACGCGCCTCGGCGCCCAGGAGTACGCGGTCCGCGAACTCGGCGTGAAGTGCGTCGAACTCAAGTGGGGCCAGGGTGCGAAAAACATCGGCGGCGAGGTCAAGATCAAGGACCTCGCGAAGGCCCAGGAGCTTTCCCGCCGCGGCTACATCGTGCTGCCCGACCCGAACAGCGAGGCGGTGATCAAGGCCTTCCAGCGGGGAACCTTCCGCGAGTTCGAGCGGCACTCGCGGATCGGCATGGTGGAGGAGGACGCGTTCGCCAGACGGGTCGAGGAGCTGCGGGCTGCCGGCGCGAAGTACGTGTTCTTGAAGACCGGGGCCTACCGGCCCGCCGACCTCGCGCGGGCAATCGCCTGGTCGTCGAAGTACGGCCTCGACCTGCTCACCGTGGACGGGGCCGGTGGCGGCACCGGCATGAGCCCCTGGCACATGATGAACGAGTGGGGCGTGCCGCCGGTCGAGCTGCACTCGCTGCTCTACCAGTACGCCGACCGGCTCGCCCGCGAGGGACGGCACCTCCCCGCGCTCGCGGTGGCCGGGGGCTTCGTGTTCGAGGATCAGATCTTCAAGGGCCTCGCGCTCGGCGCGCCCTACGTCAAGCTCGTCGGCATGGCGCGGGCGCCGATCGCTGCCGCGATGGTTGGCAAGACCATCGGTCGCACCATCGACGAGGGACAGATCCCGGTCTACGTCGAGCGCTTCGGCCGGACCCGCGACGAGATCTTCGTGACCTCCTCCGAGCTTCGCCACCTGCTCGGCGACCAAGCCTTCGAGGAGCTGCCGACCGGCGCCATCGGCCTCTACACCTTCTTCGAGCGCCTGGCCCAGGGGCTGCGCCAGCTGATGTGCGGCGCCCGCAAGTTCTCGCTCTCGTACATCTCGCGCGACGACCTCGCTTCCCTGACCCGGGAGGCGGCCGAGGTCAGCGGGATCCCGTACATGCTCGACGTCGACAACGAGGAGGTCGACAACATCCTGAACGGCCGCCACTAGGAGTTCGTACCGCATCGGCCTTGTCGGCGGACGTGGTTGACCGAGTTGTTGTCGGACGGCCACTGCGGCACGAACTCCTTCTGGTAGTGGGATGCTCATGGTGCGTCGAGTCGGCGAGTAGCGTGTTTTCTGTGCGGCCGTGGTGGGTGGTTGGTGCGCTATGCGGGCTCGGGCTTGGTCTGCAGGGAGGCATTCACGCGGATGCGCGCAGCGCATCCCCAGGGACCTGTGGGCAGAGGCCAACAACAAGATCCACACAAGGAGCGCGCAAAGGGGCCTATGCCCCACGGGCTCCTAGGGCACGCTCGCGCTCCAGTCAGATGGGTCGCCGGACTCGAACCCGGACGCGAACGGCAGGCAGAGGTCGTTCGAGAGCACGTAGCCAACGAGGCCCTCCGCGGCCCCGTCGTGGCCGTGGCCGCTGTCGTCGCGCGCATCGCCGAAGTTGAAGCTGTAGTAGGCGAGGAGCCCGGGCTCGGTGCCGTCGAGCGAGCATCCCATGCCGGCCGCGATCGTGGCGGCGTCGCGGGCGTGGTCCCAGATCCGGACGTCGTCGACGATGCCTTGAAAGGCCCGGAAGAACCCGCCGGAGAAGTTCGCGGCGCCGATGAGCACGTCGTCGTCCGAGTAGTCGATGTTGGCCGCGTTCGCCAACTCCTCCGAGTCAAACTGCCCGTTGATGTAGAGCCGCAGCCAGACGCCGTCGAAGGTCGAGGCGATGTGTGTCCGGCCGCCAACCGGGACCGTTGAGTCGGAGACAAGCCCAGTGCAGTCAACGAAGAACTCGTGGGTGACGAATGTGGCCACCCGTCCCTCGTCGGGCGACCAGCAGAGATAGTACGAGGCGATGCACTGCCCACCCTGCTGCTCCAACGGCTTGTTGACGACCGCCGCGCCCCACGGGTCCATTGTCATCCCGTACCCGTCACCGAGCGGGGTGACCCAGGCCTCGATCGTGAACTGCTGCGGCTCGAGCCCGGCGTCATCGGCCACGCGAACCCAGCCCAGGGTGGCGCCGTCGGTGTTGGTGAGCTCCACCCCGACCGGCAGACCGTCGATGGCCACGACCGACTGTGGGGCCAGCAGTGCCGCGACGCAGGCCATCATCACGAGTCCGCCCGATCTTCCTCGATTTGCCATGAGAACCCTCCTTCCCCTGAATCGATGGACGCCGCGGCGGACCCCAAATACATGAGCCGGTTTTCCGCCGGGGACGATGGACACGAATATCCACCTTTGGCCGACCGATGTCCAGGGTGGGGCTCGGCAGCGAAGGAGGGATCGGGGTCGGCGGCGAGACATCGGTGTCCCGGCCGCGGGTCCCGTCGCGGCGGCTCAGAGCTTCTGGAGGGCCTGCCGGACCGCCTCCAGGTTCTCCTCGAGGGCGTCGAGCTCGAGCTGCATAGCGTTGGCGCGCTCCCGAACCACCGCGGCGCCCTGGGAGTCGTTCAGCGCTGCGAGCTCTGTCTCCATGGTGCGGAGCTCGGTGATCTTGGCGGCGAGCTCGTTTCGCGACTCGATGGCCTCCTGGTACCTGCCCACAAGCTCGCCGATCTGCCGGGTCGCCCGCTCGTCGCCGGCGCGTTGGAAGTGAAAGGCGGCCTTGGCAAGGTCGAGGTTGCGGGCGTGGATCTTGGCGATCTGGCGGTGGATGCGGGCCTCAAGGTCGGCGTCGGGCCCGGTCGCGAGCGCACCGTCGAGGACCGCGAGCGCCCGCCGGTGCTCACCGAGGGCGGCCAGGGTGCGCCCGAGGTCATACGCGACGCGGGGGTCGTCGGGCTGCGCCGAGAACGCTTTCTCGAGCCATGACGCTGCCGCCTCGTCGAGGCCCGCCCCCTGGGCGGCCCTGCCGGCCATCGCGAGGTTGCCCGGGCTCGGGTCGGCGGTCGCGAGCCTCTCGGCGACCGCGTAGGCCTTCTCGTGCCAGGCGACCTCGGCCTCGTCCGAGGTCTGCTCGCTGGCGACATCGAGCGCGATGATCACGGCGTTGCGGCCGGTGGCGCCGACGCCCGGGTCCAGGTCGTAGGCGCGGGAGAGCTCCGAGAAGGCGCGCTCCGGCGAACCGCTGCGGTAGTAGGCGAGGCCCAGCGCGCGGTGCAGGTCGGCGGACTCGTCGGAGGTCGCGAGCTGCGCCTCCAGCAACGCTACCGCCCTGGCAGGGTCGCCGACCTCGAGCGCGGCCCTGGCGCGCAGCAGCGCCGCAGTGACTCGCTGCTCCTCGGGCACCTCCATCGCGGCCAGTCCCTCGAGCACGGCGCCAGCCTCGGCGACCTCGCCCAGCTTGAGCAGGCCCTGGCCCAGGGCCAGCCGGTAGTCCGGCTTCGCCGGTTCCAGGGCGACCGCCGTCCGGAGGTTGGCGACGCCCTCCTCGGTGCGGCCCGCCTGGAGGTACGAGCTGCCCAGCAGGTAGTAGGCGACCGCGTACCGCGGGTCGGTCGGCTTGCTGGCGACGTACTTCTCGATCTCGCCGATGGCAGTCTGGTAATCGCCGCGATTGTAGGCGGCCAGCCCGGCCTCCCAGTCGGCTCGACACGGCGCGGCAGTGACGGCGATCGCGAGGGCAGTGAACGCGGCCAGGGTCCGGAGGTGCATGTACGGCGCTCCCTTCGTCTGGTGCTGGGCTGCAGACTCTCGCGCAGCCCCTCCAAGTCTACGAGATGCTGCCCGACATCGTCGTGTCCGTGCTGCGGGCCTCCGTGCCTGCTGTTGCCGGCCGGCTACGTTCAAACGCGCCTCCCGGCCACGGCTTGCCTCGGTGGAGTTCCTTGTGGCGCGACACCTCCCCGGTCGGATCCGCCGTGGTGCGATGCACCGGGTTGCCGCGTCGTGAAGGATGGAGCACAATAGCGGCCGGCCCGCCTCGGCGGGTTCCACTCCAACTGGGGGGCACCATGAAGGTCCACGAGTACCAGGGCAAGGAGGTCCTCGCCCGCTACGGCGTCGCGGTGCCGCGCGGCCGGGTGATCACCGCGGCGGAGCAGGCTCGCGCCGCCGCCGACGAGCTCGGCGGCAGGGTGGTCGTCAAGGCCCAGATCCACGCCGGCGGCCGCGGCAAGGGTGGCGGGGTCAAGCTGGCCGCGAGCCCGGACGAGGCGGTGGAAGCGGCCCGGAAGATCCTGGGCATGACGCTGGTCACCAAGCAGACCGGCCCCGAGGGGCGCCTAGTGCGGAAGGTGCTCATCGAGGAGGCGCTGCCGATCGACCGCGAGCTCTACCTGGGCGTCGTGCTCGACCGTTCCGAAGGCTACCCGGCGATGATGGCCTCGCGGTTCGGCGGCATGTCGATCGAGGAGGTCGCCGCCTCGAACCCGGCCGCGATCCTCAAGGCGCACTTCGACCCGGACGTGGGCATGCTGCCGTACATGACGCGCAAGCTCGCCTTCGGTCTCGAGCTGACCGGCGACACCTTCAAGGCCGGCGTCGCCTTCATGCACGCGCTGGCGCGGGCCTACGCCGACACCGACGCGTCGCTTTTCGAGATCAACCCGCTGGTAACCACTACCGACGGCCGGGTGCTCGCACTCGATGCCAAGGCGACCTTCGACGACAGCGCGATGTACCGCCATCCTGACATCGCAGCGATGCGCGACCTCGACGAGGAGGACCGGCTCGAGGTCGAGGCCTCCAAGTACGACCTGAACTACATCAAGCTCGACGGCACGATCGGCTGCATGGTCAACGGCGCCGGCCTCGCGATGGCGACCATGGACATCATCAAGCACTACGGCGGAATGCCGGCCAACTTCCTCGACGTCGGCGGCGATGCGTCCCAGGAGCGGGTCGCGGCGGCATTCCGCATCCTGCTGTCCGACCCCAGCGTCCGCGGCGTGCTGGTCAACATCTTCGGCGGCATCGTCCGCTGCGACATGGTGGCGCGCGGCGTGGTGGCGGCGGCAAAGGATGTCAAGCTCAGCGTGCCGCTGGTGGTGCGGCTCGAGGGGACCAACGTCGAGGAGGGCCGGCGGGTGCTCGCCACCTCCGGCCTGTCGCTGGTCGTCGGCGACGGCATGGCCGACGCAGCGGAGAAGGTCGTGAACGCGGTCGGGAGGACGTCATGAGCATCTGGGTCAACTCCGAGACCAAGGTCGTGGTCCAGGGGCTCACCGGCAAGGAAGGGCAGTTCCACGCCGCCAAGTGCCGCGAGTACGGCACCCAGATCGTCGCCGGGGTGACGCCGGGGAAGGCCGGCCTCCAGGTCGACGGGGTGCCGGTGTTCAACACCGTCGACGATGCGGTCGCCGCCACCGGCGCCAACGCATCGCTGATCTTCGTGCCGCCGCCGGCTGCCGCGGACGCCGTGCTCGAAGCAGCCGACGCCGGCATCGAGATCGTGGTCTGCATCAGCGAGGGGATCCCGGCCCGCGACATGATCCGGGTCCAGCGCATCCTGCAGGGGCTGCCGACGCGGCTGATCGGCCCCAACTGCCCGGGCATCATCACCCCCAGCCAGTGCAAGCTCGGGATCATGCCGGGCCACATCTCGATCCCGGGCCCGATCGGCGTCGTGTCGCGCTCGGGCACGCTGACCTACGAGGCGATCGGCCAGCTGACCGCGCTCGGCCTCGGCCAGTCGACCTGCGTCGGCATCGGCGGCGACGCCCTGCCGGGCACGAACTTCATCGACTGCCTGGAGGCCTTCGAGGAGGACAAGGACACCGAGGGGATCGTCATGATCGGCGAGATCGGCGGCACCGCCGAGGAGGAAGCTGCCGACTTCGTCAGTCAGTTCGTGTCCAAGCCGGTGGTCGCGTTCATCGCCGGCCAGACCGCGCCTCCGGGACGCCGCATGGGCCACGCCGGCGCCATCATCTCCGGCGGCAAGGGCACCGCGGCCGACAAGATCGCGGCGCTGAAGGAGGCCGAGATCGCGGTCGCGCCGACCCCGGCCGAGATCGGCCGGACCATGCAGAATCTGCTAGAATCCCTCAATCTGGCCTAGGAGGAAGGGGGAGGTTGGGCGGAGGGCCCGGCGGCGACGCCGGGCCGTTTTGTCTCTCCAGGGTTGACCTCGCACCCCCGGCCCCTCGATGGCGCCGACCGCGCCGCGCCGACGGCGCCAACACCGCCGGAGCTCACCCGAGGCGCGGTTCTCCGGGCGTGGCGGCAGGCTCTGCCCGCGAGTCTTCGATCGACCTCAACCTCCCTCGCCGGAGTTGAGATTGTGTCCACGAGGTCGCGTTGACAGCCGCGTGTCGGAAGACCTATCTTCTTCTCGACATCAGCCCCGACGAGCTTGACGCTGCTGCCGAAGCAGAGGGAGTCGAACATGAGACCTGCTGCCATTCACGTGGTCGGGATCGCTGCCCTGCTGCTCGTTTGCGGACCGTGGACGGCGGTAGCCCAGGAGGAGGAAGGAGGCGGCCGCGGCCTCGAGGACATCCTGAAGGACGTCGTCCGGGACGTGGTCGAGGAGCAGGGCTCCTCGGAGCTCGGTCGCATCGCCAAGGTGTCGGTCACGCACCGGGCGCCGTCGCTCGTCGAGCTCAATGTCGACCTCGAGGGGATCAGCGAGCCGGACCAGGTCGCGCTCACCGCCGAGGTCTTCGACCAGGAGTACCGCGCCATCGCGGGGTTCGACTCCGGCCACGGGCTGTTGCCCGACGGCGACGGCACGGTGCTGCTGACCGTGAGCTACAGCGGGACGGAAGCCGCGCGCTCGGTGGGCGTGAAGGTGGCCCTGGTGGCTGCCGGAACCGACCGCGTGGTCAGCCGGCGCAAGGTGCCACTGCCCTGGGAGTGGACCGGTGGCGAGGCGGGGAGCGGAACGGCAGGAGGCGCGACGGCCCTCGCGGCGAGGGGGTCTGGCGAACCCGCGCGTGAGCCGGCCGTGGTGTCGATCGAACCGAGCCGGGTCGCCGACACGCCCGCGATGGAGAGCCTGACGATCGCGGGGGCCCGGGTGGCTCAGCGTCCGGCGCCAGTCGAGAAGCCCCCAGCGGGCGGGGGGACGACGACCGGGCCGGCCGTCCTCGGCACCGCGGTCAGGTTCCAGGCACCCACTGTCGACCTGTACGGCGCCGCCGCGAAGGCGGCGTGGACCTCGGACAAGGGGCGCCTGCCGTTCAATGGCGAGACCGGGGACAGTCGAGGCTATGTGCGTGCTCTCGGTGAGGCCAAGCTCAACGACGGGCAGGTCCACCAGAAGGTGCTACAGACCCACCCGGCGTTCCAGGACAACGGCTACGTCGCCGGGGCGTTCTCGCTCGGGCTTCCGAAGGGCGCCACCGTGTTCGAGGCTGGTGCCGGGTTCCTGCCCAATGTCTCCAAATCGGACGGAGTGAAAGCCACGGTGCGGATCGGCACGAGCGCAGCCACCAGCGTCACGGTGGTCAGCCGGACCGTTCGCCCGAGCGACGGCGTGGTGAAGATCAGGGGCAACCTGCCGACCGAGCTGCAGGGGAAAGACGTGATCCTGACGTTGCACGTGCAGGCCGGGCCGACGTCGACGCAGGACTGGTTCGCGTGGTCGGAGCCGACGATCAGGTGACATGACCGCAGCATTCTTGATCGTGGCGATGGCGCAGGCTTCGGCCGCAGCGCCGGTCGCCTCCTCGGTCAGCCCGGATGTGCTGGCTCCGTACCGGCCGGCGCAGCTCACCATTCAAGGGGCGGGCTTCGACGACGGCTGCCGGGTGCTCATCGGACCTCCCGGCAAGCTGATCCCGGTGCGCAGCGAGGCGGTCAGCGACTCCGAGATCGTCGTCAACCTGCCGGCCGGGTACGGCCCGACCCCCCAGCGACGGCAGCTGATCGTGGACTGTGCTGGGGGAGCGCGGAGCGAGCCGCTGTGGCTGACGATCGCAGCCGGCGGCGACGTGCGACCAGCCGAGGCCGACGACGGGCACGCTGCTCCCGGCACCGATCCCGCCCCCGGTGACGTGACGGGTGAGCCTCCACGCGTCCTCCGGCTCGATCCGGGGGCGATCGCGGCGGGCGAGCCGTTCACCCTGACGGTGGTCGGCGAGGCGTTCCAGGAGGGCGCGGCTGTTCAGGTTCTCGCGAACGCCAACGCGGGGACGTCCCGCCAGCCGGAGTACCGATCGATCGCCTTCCCGACCGAGCTCGCCTCCGACACGGTCCTGATCGTGGACTTCGATCGCGGCCTCGCGCCGTCGCCGCGGCTCCGCGAGATCGTGGTTGTGAACCCGGACGGCGGGCGGAGCCCGCCCATGTACCTCGAGGTCACGAGGAGAATGCCATGAAACGACGTGCCGTCATCGTCCTGCTGATTGCCTTCATCGCCCTACCTGCGGTCGCCCAGGACGTCAAGATGCTGAAGCTGCGCGCGAGCTTCATCTCGATGGGCCAGGCGACGCAGCAGCAGCGCGATCAGGCGGTGTCGCGTGGAGGGCAGGGCCCAGGCGCAGTCGCCCTCCCGCTTGCCGATCTCGTCGACATCAAGCAGCTGAGCCGCTTCGAGGGGGTCGGGTACGGCGACCTGTGCCGCCTGAGCACCAACGTCTACCCGGACGTCAACTCGGACTCGGGCATCTACTACTACTACCCCGCGCGCTGGTACCTCCACTTCGAGCCGGAAGAGGGGGGCTATCACCTGCGCATCGAGTACAAGGCCAGCTCGACCGGCACCAACAGCGTCCTCCTGACGGCCCAGCTGACGCCCGGGTACGACCAGC
This genomic interval carries:
- the sucD gene encoding succinate--CoA ligase subunit alpha encodes the protein MSIWVNSETKVVVQGLTGKEGQFHAAKCREYGTQIVAGVTPGKAGLQVDGVPVFNTVDDAVAATGANASLIFVPPPAAADAVLEAADAGIEIVVCISEGIPARDMIRVQRILQGLPTRLIGPNCPGIITPSQCKLGIMPGHISIPGPIGVVSRSGTLTYEAIGQLTALGLGQSTCVGIGGDALPGTNFIDCLEAFEEDKDTEGIVMIGEIGGTAEEEAADFVSQFVSKPVVAFIAGQTAPPGRRMGHAGAIISGGKGTAADKIAALKEAEIAVAPTPAEIGRTMQNLLESLNLA
- a CDS encoding IPT/TIG domain-containing protein, with protein sequence MTAAFLIVAMAQASAAAPVASSVSPDVLAPYRPAQLTIQGAGFDDGCRVLIGPPGKLIPVRSEAVSDSEIVVNLPAGYGPTPQRRQLIVDCAGGARSEPLWLTIAAGGDVRPAEADDGHAAPGTDPAPGDVTGEPPRVLRLDPGAIAAGEPFTLTVVGEAFQEGAAVQVLANANAGTSRQPEYRSIAFPTELASDTVLIVDFDRGLAPSPRLREIVVVNPDGGRSPPMYLEVTRRMP
- a CDS encoding LamG domain-containing protein, whose protein sequence is MANRGRSGGLVMMACVAALLAPQSVVAIDGLPVGVELTNTDGATLGWVRVADDAGLEPQQFTIEAWVTPLGDGYGMTMDPWGAAVVNKPLEQQGGQCIASYYLCWSPDEGRVATFVTHEFFVDCTGLVSDSTVPVGGRTHIASTFDGVWLRLYINGQFDSEELANAANIDYSDDDVLIGAANFSGGFFRAFQGIVDDVRIWDHARDAATIAAGMGCSLDGTEPGLLAYYSFNFGDARDDSGHGHDGAAEGLVGYVLSNDLCLPFASGFESGDPSDWSASVP
- a CDS encoding tetratricopeptide repeat protein, giving the protein MHLRTLAAFTALAIAVTAAPCRADWEAGLAAYNRGDYQTAIGEIEKYVASKPTDPRYAVAYYLLGSSYLQAGRTEEGVANLRTAVALEPAKPDYRLALGQGLLKLGEVAEAGAVLEGLAAMEVPEEQRVTAALLRARAALEVGDPARAVALLEAQLATSDESADLHRALGLAYYRSGSPERAFSELSRAYDLDPGVGATGRNAVIIALDVASEQTSDEAEVAWHEKAYAVAERLATADPSPGNLAMAGRAAQGAGLDEAAASWLEKAFSAQPDDPRVAYDLGRTLAALGEHRRALAVLDGALATGPDADLEARIHRQIAKIHARNLDLAKAAFHFQRAGDERATRQIGELVGRYQEAIESRNELAAKITELRTMETELAALNDSQGAAVVRERANAMQLELDALEENLEAVRQALQKL
- a CDS encoding 2Fe-2S iron-sulfur cluster-binding protein, which produces MVTLTINGVETAVERGSTILEAAQFLGFPIPTLCHMEGLSPYGACRLCVVEIGNGSRTQLVTSCTYPVVEGMTVRTASVRVVRTRRMIVELLLASCPQSKTIQDIASALDVRQQRFRQEHDDCILCGRCVRMCAEQMAAGAIGFRSRGSHRSIGTPFDVPSVKCRLCGGCMYVCPACELRCTYTEPDKAICGGCANLAPPCVSKPRFDDMMCFLRPCVACEIKPD
- the sucC gene encoding ADP-forming succinate--CoA ligase subunit beta, giving the protein MKVHEYQGKEVLARYGVAVPRGRVITAAEQARAAADELGGRVVVKAQIHAGGRGKGGGVKLAASPDEAVEAARKILGMTLVTKQTGPEGRLVRKVLIEEALPIDRELYLGVVLDRSEGYPAMMASRFGGMSIEEVAASNPAAILKAHFDPDVGMLPYMTRKLAFGLELTGDTFKAGVAFMHALARAYADTDASLFEINPLVTTTDGRVLALDAKATFDDSAMYRHPDIAAMRDLDEEDRLEVEASKYDLNYIKLDGTIGCMVNGAGLAMATMDIIKHYGGMPANFLDVGGDASQERVAAAFRILLSDPSVRGVLVNIFGGIVRCDMVARGVVAAAKDVKLSVPLVVRLEGTNVEEGRRVLATSGLSLVVGDGMADAAEKVVNAVGRTS
- a CDS encoding FMN-binding glutamate synthase family protein, whose translation is MSLSRINATAATLTKNRTEGSVVPTSGMCVTCVDGCVGMCEIGKSAYRGHEVIYPQPFGVITTAGEKFYPVDYSHFNIMGTAVGAHGMAADSDQAVFPAVDLEVRFGHDGGLKFRRPWIIPGIGSTDVAKNNWEGIAIGSALAGTGLTIGENVVGMDMEAVVKEGRVTDTRDLKRRVKLYQDHQIDGYGAIVVQANVEDTRLGAQEYAVRELGVKCVELKWGQGAKNIGGEVKIKDLAKAQELSRRGYIVLPDPNSEAVIKAFQRGTFREFERHSRIGMVEEDAFARRVEELRAAGAKYVFLKTGAYRPADLARAIAWSSKYGLDLLTVDGAGGGTGMSPWHMMNEWGVPPVELHSLLYQYADRLAREGRHLPALAVAGGFVFEDQIFKGLALGAPYVKLVGMARAPIAAAMVGKTIGRTIDEGQIPVYVERFGRTRDEIFVTSSELRHLLGDQAFEELPTGAIGLYTFFERLAQGLRQLMCGARKFSLSYISRDDLASLTREAAEVSGIPYMLDVDNEEVDNILNGRH